Proteins from a genomic interval of Candidatus Bathyarchaeota archaeon:
- a CDS encoding universal stress protein yields MPYCPKCGNEVSEEMKYCPKCGASLKAEAAPRETYEKHEKHEKHEKHEKEEKAELIAVHVMHLPAYAFAPTPIEVAPASTVTPIPITISREKRKMVEEYLKKVEKMAKKVGVTVETKVIENHMSIVHAITEIANKEGCDLIVMGTKGRTGIKKFLLGSVANGVVTYAPCPVLIVR; encoded by the coding sequence TTGCCATACTGTCCAAAATGTGGAAATGAAGTTTCCGAAGAAATGAAGTATTGCCCAAAATGTGGAGCTTCACTTAAGGCTGAAGCAGCTCCCAGAGAGACTTACGAAAAGCACGAGAAACATGAGAAACACGAAAAACATGAAAAGGAAGAAAAAGCTGAGCTTATCGCTGTTCATGTGATGCACTTACCCGCTTATGCTTTTGCGCCTACCCCTATAGAAGTTGCGCCAGCCTCCACAGTAACTCCTATTCCGATAACAATCTCCAGAGAAAAAAGAAAGATGGTAGAAGAATATCTAAAAAAAGTAGAGAAAATGGCAAAGAAAGTAGGAGTCACAGTTGAGACAAAAGTCATCGAAAATCACATGTCAATTGTTCACGCAATAACAGAGATCGCCAACAAAGAAGGCTGCGACCTTATTGTTATGGGAACTAAAGGCAGAACCGGAATCAAAAAATTCCTTCTAGGAAGCGTAGCCAACGGAGTAGTAACATACGCACCATGCCCCGTACTAATAGTGAGATAA
- a CDS encoding nicotinate phosphoribosyltransferase — protein sequence MRLFHVASDEEIKRAETTDIYFVRTKQILEAKGREKTRVIAEVTSGSLPENRPWGILCGIEELAHLFKGIPVDVYSMSEGTVFYAGDHQGFREPVVRIEGSYGDFCLYETPLLGLICQASGIATRAARIRKVAKNKRLISFGIRRMHPSLSPMIDRAAFIGGFDAVSCLTGAKAVETEPVGTMPHALIIVMGDQVKAWKAFDSIVEEDVPRVALVDTYSDEKMEAIMAVKALKKLKAVRLDTPSSRKGNFAEIVREVRWELNIRGCKHVQIFVSGGLNEESVRQLSEAGADAFGVGTHVSNSPTINFAMDIVEIDGKLCAKRGKLGGKKEVWRCPKCLVDVVLSYNEPQPTCLKCRGKTDRMLKPLVKNGNVVAKLPKPKEIREYVLEQLEKLSLE from the coding sequence ATGCGTCTTTTTCATGTTGCTTCCGACGAAGAGATTAAACGAGCAGAAACCACGGATATTTACTTTGTCCGCACAAAACAGATTTTAGAAGCTAAAGGTAGGGAAAAAACCCGTGTGATAGCGGAAGTTACTTCTGGTAGCCTTCCAGAAAATCGGCCCTGGGGCATTCTGTGCGGCATTGAAGAATTAGCCCATTTGTTCAAAGGTATTCCCGTTGATGTCTATTCGATGTCTGAAGGAACCGTTTTCTATGCTGGTGATCACCAAGGTTTCCGTGAGCCTGTTGTACGGATTGAAGGTTCTTATGGAGACTTTTGTCTCTATGAAACTCCTCTTCTAGGTCTTATTTGTCAAGCCTCTGGAATAGCCACTCGAGCAGCGAGAATAAGAAAAGTTGCCAAAAACAAACGCCTTATTTCTTTTGGTATCCGTCGCATGCACCCGTCTCTTTCACCAATGATAGACCGTGCGGCGTTCATTGGTGGGTTTGACGCAGTTAGCTGTCTGACGGGCGCCAAGGCAGTAGAGACCGAGCCCGTGGGAACTATGCCCCACGCCCTCATAATAGTTATGGGCGACCAGGTTAAAGCATGGAAAGCTTTTGACAGCATAGTTGAAGAAGATGTGCCTCGCGTTGCCTTAGTAGATACATACTCGGATGAAAAGATGGAAGCAATTATGGCTGTAAAGGCTTTGAAAAAATTAAAGGCAGTACGACTTGACACACCATCATCTCGTAAAGGTAATTTCGCAGAAATTGTGCGAGAGGTACGATGGGAACTGAACATTCGCGGCTGCAAACATGTCCAAATCTTCGTTTCTGGAGGTTTGAACGAAGAATCAGTCAGACAACTAAGTGAAGCTGGTGCAGACGCGTTTGGTGTAGGCACACATGTGAGTAACTCGCCTACTATAAACTTCGCCATGGATATAGTTGAGATAGACGGAAAGCTATGTGCAAAGCGAGGTAAGCTTGGGGGGAAAAAGGAGGTGTGGCGATGCCCAAAATGCCTAGTCGACGTAGTTTTGTCCTATAATGAACCTCAACCAACATGCCTAAAATGCCGAGGCAAAACAGATCGAATGTTGAAACCACTTGTAAAAAACGGGAATGTGGTGGCAAAGTTGCCTAAGCCAAAAGAAATTCGTGAATATGTATTAGAGCAGTTGGAAAAACTTTCTCTTGAATAA